The Leucothrix mucor DSM 2157 DNA window TGCGCTTCACCCCGCTAAATTCGGCTTTTAACTTTTCTTCACTAGGATCAATAACGACCTCGCTAGCATTTCCAAAGACGATTTCTTCAATCGCCAGAAATCCGTACAAATCAGATTCGTAAACCTGCTTTGCAAAAATATCATAGACTTTGTCTTTGTTGATAAAACTGATTTTATAGAGTCGTGAATCGTTCACTCGTCATCCACCTTGAATAAATTGATCGGCCTTTCTACCAGAAAACCAAAGTATTGGCACCTGTTTTCTAGTTATTCCAAAAGAATGTAGGATTAGTTAGCACTTACGTTCTCTTGCTCGCGCATAAGCTCCAGCAGCGGCACAGTGACATAACCATCAGCAGTTAATTGATGGTTTAGCTGCCAAGCCCTAAGCGCCTGACGCGTATTAGGTCCGATAATTCCATCGACCTCACCCACATCATAGCCAGAATCGAGAAGTAAGGTTTGTAACTCCTCCTTCTGCGAACGACTCAGGGACACATCCGAACGCGGCCAGGAAGCGGTCAGCACTTTGCCATGCGCAATACTCTCTGCCAGCAAAGATACCGCTAGTACATAACTGGTCGATAGATTATAGCGCTTGATGACTTCAAAGTTTTCAAACACCAGAAACACTGGGCCTTTAGCCCCAGCCGGTAGAAACAGTTTTCCCGACAGTGTTTTATCGGCAAACGGCTCACCACTGGCGCTATGCACATCTAACGATTCCCAACGCTTTACACTCATTTCATAGTTAAGTGGGTTTAGCTTCCAAGGGAATGATTTCGGTAAACGAACCTCAAGCCCCCAAGGTTGGCCTGCTTGCCATCCTGATGATTGGAGAAAGTTAGCGATCGAGGCAAAAATGTCATCATGGCTCCCCAAATATCGCTCACACCGTCATTATCCTGATCAACCGCATAGCGCTGGTAAGTACCCGGAATAAATTGTGGTTGTCCCATTGCACCAGCCCAAGAGCCAATCATTTGCTCAGGCTTGACCTGACCCGCTTCAAGGATTTGTAATGTGGCGATAAGTTGCTTGCCAGCAAAGTCTGCACGCTTACCTTCATAAGCCAAGGTGGCCAATGA harbors:
- a CDS encoding peptidoglycan-binding protein, whose amino-acid sequence is MFLVFENFEVIKRYNLSTSYVLAVSLLAESIAHGKVLTASWPRSDVSLSRSQKEELQTLLLDSGYDVGEVDGIIGPNTRQALRAWQLNHQLTADGYVTVPLLELMREQENVSAN
- a CDS encoding DUF1820 family protein, translated to MNDSRLYKISFINKDKVYDIFAKQVYESDLYGFLAIEEIVFGNASEVVIDPSEEKLKAEFSGVKRSFIPLHAIIRIDEVKERGVCKITDYDGGDNVSVFPGISALGNQSE